From Rhodamnia argentea isolate NSW1041297 chromosome 10, ASM2092103v1, whole genome shotgun sequence, a single genomic window includes:
- the LOC115753917 gene encoding rho GTPase-activating protein 5-like isoform X2, which yields MTDVLHSPSHFPSPTSSSSAPCAPPDNNAHHDSFHHQHSLGLGPSVQGLGVVSQQQRLLNTQPTQIEEEGEGEGEEEEEERERGGEGEEEDQLSVLALLVAAFRKSLVGCSISRGGGSRDICAVAMEIGVPTDVRHVAHVTFDRFDGFLGLPVEFEPEVPRRAPSASTTVFGVSTESMQLSFDSRGNSVPTILLLMQRHLYAQGGLQAEGIFRINADNGQEECVREQLNRGVVPDGIDVHCLAGLIKAWFRELPSGVLDSLSPEQVMQSQSEEDCAQLVMLLPPMQGALFNWAINLMADVAQFDHLNKMNARNVAVVFAPNMTKMADPLTALMYAVQVMNFLRTLIEKTLRERGDSPIEYPPPLNVDPSDGTGPQSSSVPLSKEAEVEEGHRKEELYAKEEPAAGCSSRSTDNDLLTESEPQKLSSIENIIPIGNHALVDSRPCEVCNGPLGGSNGAVLRNIPKSSSNFRRGSIKVKEGQIVQRSTPAEKANIIGNINPRAELREAWR from the exons ATGACCGACGTACTCCATTCCCCATCTCACTTCCCTTCACCAACAAGCTCGTCCTCAGCTCCATGTGCACCCCCCGATAATAATGCCCATCATGACTCATTCCACCACCAACATTCCCTTGGCCTCGGCCCTTCAGTACAAGGCCTAGGAGTCGTATCCCAACAACAGAGACTGTTGAATACACAACCAActcaaatagaagaagaaggagaaggagaaggagaagaagaagaagaagagagagaaaggggcggagagggagaggaggaagaTCAGCTGTCTGTATTGGCCCTTTTGGTGGCTGCTTTTAGGAAGTCACTGGTTGGGTGCAGCATTAGCAGGGGTGGGGGTAGCAGAGATATTTGTGCTGTAGCAATGGAGATTGGTGTGCCCACCGATGTTAGGCATGTTGCTCATGTCACCTTTGACAGGTTTGATGGGTTTCTTGGCCTTCCTGTTGAGTTTGAGCCTGAGGTTCCCAGAAGAGCCCCTAGTGCCAG CACGACTGTGTTTGGTGTTTCGACGGAGTCTATGCAACTTTCATTCGATTCTAGAGGGAACAGCGTGCCTACAATACTTCTCCTGATGCAGAGGCATTTGTATGCCCAAGGAGGCCTCCAG GCAGAGGGGATTTTCAGGATTAATGCTGACAATGGCCAGGAGGAATGCGTTAGAGAGCAGTTGAATAGGGGAGTGGTACCCGATGGCATTGACGTGCACTGTTTGGCTGGTCTTATAAAG GCTTGGTTTAGAGAACTCCCCAGTGGGGTTTTGGACTCGCTCTCGCCAGAACAGGTAATGCAGTCACAGTCGGAAGAGGATTGTGCTCAGCTCGTGATGCTCCTCCCACCAATGCAAGGCGCTCTCTTCAATTGGGCCATCAATCTAATGGCTGACGTTGCTCAGTTTGACCATTTGAACAAGATGAATGCACGCAATGTGGCCGTGGTGTTCGCCCCCAACATGACGAAG ATGGCTGATCCCTTAACAGCTCTGATGTATGCTGTTCAAGTGATGAACTTCTTGAGAACTCTTATCGAGAAGACACTGAGAGAAAGAGGCGACTCCCCCATTGAATATCCACCTCCTCTTAATGTGGATCCTTCTGATGGCACCGGGCCCCAGAGTTCTTCTGTCCCATTGTCCAAAGAAGCCGAAGTTGAAGAGGGACACAGAAAAGAGGAACTTTATGCGAAGGAAGAACCTGCTGCAGGGTGTTCTTCCCGTTCTACTGATAACGACCTTTTAACCGAAAGTGAACCTCAAAAGTTGTCCTCCATTGAGAATATAATCCCCATTGGAAACCACGCTCTAGTCGACAGTCGCCCCTGC GAAGTCTGCAATGGTCCTTTGGGCGGTTCAAACGGTGCCGTCCTGAGGAACATCCCGAAGAGCAGTTCCAATTTCAGGAGAGGATCGATTAAGGTGAAGGAGGGGCAGATTGTTCAGAGATCAACACCGGCTGAGAAGGCCAACATCATTGGTAACATAAATCCGAGGGCGGAGTTAAGGGAGGCTTGGCGATGA
- the LOC115753917 gene encoding rho GTPase-activating protein 5-like isoform X1, translating to MTDVLHSPSHFPSPTSSSSAPCAPPDNNAHHDSFHHQHSLGLGPSVQGLGVVSQQQRLLNTQPTQIEEEGEGEGEEEEEERERGGEGEEEDQLSVLALLVAAFRKSLVGCSISRGGGSRDICAVAMEIGVPTDVRHVAHVTFDRFDGFLGLPVEFEPEVPRRAPSASTTVFGVSTESMQLSFDSRGNSVPTILLLMQRHLYAQGGLQAEGIFRINADNGQEECVREQLNRGVVPDGIDVHCLAGLIKAWFRELPSGVLDSLSPEQVMQSQSEEDCAQLVMLLPPMQGALFNWAINLMADVAQFDHLNKMNARNVAVVFAPNMTKMADPLTALMYAVQVMNFLRTLIEKTLRERGDSPIEYPPPLNVDPSDGTGPQSSSVPLSKEAEVEEGHRKEELYAKEEPAAGCSSRSTDNDLLTESEPQKLSSIENIIPIGNHALVDSRPCEAVSQIGSLKSEVCNGPLGGSNGAVLRNIPKSSSNFRRGSIKVKEGQIVQRSTPAEKANIIGNINPRAELREAWR from the exons ATGACCGACGTACTCCATTCCCCATCTCACTTCCCTTCACCAACAAGCTCGTCCTCAGCTCCATGTGCACCCCCCGATAATAATGCCCATCATGACTCATTCCACCACCAACATTCCCTTGGCCTCGGCCCTTCAGTACAAGGCCTAGGAGTCGTATCCCAACAACAGAGACTGTTGAATACACAACCAActcaaatagaagaagaaggagaaggagaaggagaagaagaagaagaagagagagaaaggggcggagagggagaggaggaagaTCAGCTGTCTGTATTGGCCCTTTTGGTGGCTGCTTTTAGGAAGTCACTGGTTGGGTGCAGCATTAGCAGGGGTGGGGGTAGCAGAGATATTTGTGCTGTAGCAATGGAGATTGGTGTGCCCACCGATGTTAGGCATGTTGCTCATGTCACCTTTGACAGGTTTGATGGGTTTCTTGGCCTTCCTGTTGAGTTTGAGCCTGAGGTTCCCAGAAGAGCCCCTAGTGCCAG CACGACTGTGTTTGGTGTTTCGACGGAGTCTATGCAACTTTCATTCGATTCTAGAGGGAACAGCGTGCCTACAATACTTCTCCTGATGCAGAGGCATTTGTATGCCCAAGGAGGCCTCCAG GCAGAGGGGATTTTCAGGATTAATGCTGACAATGGCCAGGAGGAATGCGTTAGAGAGCAGTTGAATAGGGGAGTGGTACCCGATGGCATTGACGTGCACTGTTTGGCTGGTCTTATAAAG GCTTGGTTTAGAGAACTCCCCAGTGGGGTTTTGGACTCGCTCTCGCCAGAACAGGTAATGCAGTCACAGTCGGAAGAGGATTGTGCTCAGCTCGTGATGCTCCTCCCACCAATGCAAGGCGCTCTCTTCAATTGGGCCATCAATCTAATGGCTGACGTTGCTCAGTTTGACCATTTGAACAAGATGAATGCACGCAATGTGGCCGTGGTGTTCGCCCCCAACATGACGAAG ATGGCTGATCCCTTAACAGCTCTGATGTATGCTGTTCAAGTGATGAACTTCTTGAGAACTCTTATCGAGAAGACACTGAGAGAAAGAGGCGACTCCCCCATTGAATATCCACCTCCTCTTAATGTGGATCCTTCTGATGGCACCGGGCCCCAGAGTTCTTCTGTCCCATTGTCCAAAGAAGCCGAAGTTGAAGAGGGACACAGAAAAGAGGAACTTTATGCGAAGGAAGAACCTGCTGCAGGGTGTTCTTCCCGTTCTACTGATAACGACCTTTTAACCGAAAGTGAACCTCAAAAGTTGTCCTCCATTGAGAATATAATCCCCATTGGAAACCACGCTCTAGTCGACAGTCGCCCCTGCGAAGCTGTGTCCCAAATCGGTTCGCTAAAGAGTGAAGTCTGCAATGGTCCTTTGGGCGGTTCAAACGGTGCCGTCCTGAGGAACATCCCGAAGAGCAGTTCCAATTTCAGGAGAGGATCGATTAAGGTGAAGGAGGGGCAGATTGTTCAGAGATCAACACCGGCTGAGAAGGCCAACATCATTGGTAACATAAATCCGAGGGCGGAGTTAAGGGAGGCTTGGCGATGA